A portion of the Sulfurospirillum diekertiae genome contains these proteins:
- a CDS encoding PA2778 family cysteine peptidase yields the protein MKGILLCIALLLFTGCVSKNYDYLSADKSIVESKKLQLTIYPQEAYFCGPASLATLLTQQNVEFVYGDVVGTTFTPELLGSLQIEMKATARRYGLIPYVLNEGLAPVLSEVSNNTPVLVLFNLGLTPLPAWHYAVVTGFDKAEKKVFLSAPKGDQTWMSFDDFDMFSKRRGSWSIVALKPPLLPIASNEAEMVRAITDMYDVGYKEQAKLSAINYVSTYPASTLGSVMLANMYMEMQDYLNATIEYKRALALKPHDPVLLNNLAQSLMRENKLREAKQYALEAVDIGGIFLVEYQKTLEEIKRRLQE from the coding sequence ATGAAAGGCATACTTCTGTGCATAGCACTCTTACTGTTTACAGGCTGTGTTTCCAAAAACTACGACTATTTATCTGCGGATAAATCCATTGTAGAATCAAAGAAACTTCAATTAACTATTTACCCACAAGAGGCATATTTTTGTGGTCCCGCTTCTTTAGCAACCCTGCTTACCCAACAAAATGTTGAGTTTGTTTATGGCGATGTCGTAGGAACAACCTTTACACCAGAGCTTTTAGGCTCCTTACAAATAGAGATGAAAGCAACAGCAAGACGTTACGGGCTCATTCCTTATGTACTCAATGAGGGACTTGCTCCCGTTTTAAGTGAAGTATCCAACAACACACCTGTTTTGGTTCTGTTCAATCTTGGTCTTACACCACTTCCTGCATGGCACTATGCGGTGGTCACAGGTTTTGATAAGGCAGAGAAAAAAGTGTTTCTCTCAGCACCTAAGGGAGATCAAACATGGATGAGTTTTGATGACTTCGATATGTTCTCAAAACGAAGAGGAAGCTGGTCAATCGTAGCACTCAAACCTCCATTGTTGCCTATTGCTTCTAATGAAGCGGAAATGGTACGTGCCATTACCGACATGTATGATGTGGGCTATAAAGAGCAGGCCAAACTCTCAGCCATTAACTATGTGTCAACCTATCCAGCATCTACTTTAGGCTCGGTGATGTTGGCAAATATGTATATGGAGATGCAAGATTATCTCAATGCAACAATAGAGTACAAACGTGCCCTTGCCTTAAAACCTCATGATCCTGTGCTTTTAAACAATCTAGCGCAATCACTCATGCGAGAAAATAAATTGCGTGAAGCAAAACAGTATGCGCTTGAAGCCGTTGATATCGGTGGTATCTTTTTAGTGGAATACCAAAAAACACTCGAAGAGATCAAACGAAGACTGCAAGAGTAA
- a CDS encoding PA2779 family protein, translated as MNVAKLIIAFFISLSLFSTTMFAGVISTKDVLHESSSNVSINGFLAKQEVQAKLAELGVSSETIQERIASLTDEEIAQINQKIDSMPAGGNAGGAILGVLVFIFIVLLITDILGFTKVFNFTKSAR; from the coding sequence ATGAATGTTGCAAAACTGATTATTGCCTTTTTTATTTCGCTTTCTCTCTTTAGTACCACAATGTTTGCCGGCGTTATCAGCACCAAAGATGTGTTGCATGAATCCAGTTCAAACGTTTCTATTAATGGGTTTTTAGCCAAACAAGAAGTGCAAGCCAAATTGGCAGAGTTGGGCGTTAGCAGTGAAACGATTCAAGAAAGAATCGCCTCTTTAACCGATGAAGAGATAGCACAAATCAATCAAAAAATTGATTCAATGCCAGCGGGTGGTAATGCAGGTGGAGCTATCTTGGGTGTTTTAGTTTTTATTTTTATCGTTCTTTTAATTACCGATATTTTAGGATTTACCAAAGTGTTTAATTTTACGAAAAGTGCCCGATGA
- a CDS encoding response regulator transcription factor, producing the protein MLDLGVMSCCNRYTVLCVDDEEEFLEYLSSILKKYFLKVFSVASAKEAYTIIEENPIDIVITDLYMPKINGIDFIKKIRAERSSISVIFLTACFEKDFLHAAVPLGLDAYLIKPVSLEKLFKTLQRTVEIIEKRSVKTYTIKGGVSFDLCDQLVYETASRKIIDLTQKELTLLCLLIKNQHTILSKSVIENYLWEFESIAESSVKTLMNKLRKKIGSDAIVTHSTIGYSIALEELSP; encoded by the coding sequence ATGTTAGATTTAGGTGTTATGTCTTGTTGCAATCGCTACACGGTTTTATGTGTTGATGATGAAGAAGAATTTTTAGAGTATCTCTCTTCGATTCTTAAAAAATATTTTTTAAAGGTTTTCTCCGTTGCTTCTGCTAAAGAAGCTTATACCATTATCGAAGAGAATCCGATTGATATTGTGATTACCGATTTATACATGCCAAAGATCAACGGAATTGATTTTATTAAAAAGATACGCGCTGAACGCTCTTCCATTTCTGTTATCTTTTTAACAGCCTGTTTTGAAAAAGATTTTTTGCATGCGGCTGTTCCTTTGGGACTGGATGCTTATCTGATTAAACCAGTCTCTTTAGAAAAGCTTTTTAAAACATTACAACGAACGGTCGAAATTATTGAAAAACGTTCGGTGAAGACCTATACAATCAAAGGCGGAGTTTCGTTTGATTTGTGCGATCAACTCGTGTATGAAACTGCCAGTCGCAAGATTATAGATCTGACTCAAAAAGAGCTTACATTGCTGTGCTTGCTCATTAAAAATCAGCATACGATTTTAAGTAAGAGTGTCATTGAAAACTATTTGTGGGAATTTGAATCCATTGCTGAGAGTTCTGTGAAGACACTCATGAATAAACTCAGAAAGAAAATTGGAAGTGATGCTATCGTCACGCACAGTACGATTGGATATTCTATTGCCCTTGAGGAGCTTTCACCATGA